One genomic window of Candidatus Baltobacteraceae bacterium includes the following:
- a CDS encoding GNAT family N-acetyltransferase: protein MKEIDRLAFPADEQYEDAFYAAIVAERRFRTIVAAGPAGDVAGYVLLDLDADPVRLRSIAVHPRHRGSGYGSALVRRAIQETGQELELLVEENNAAAMRLYARLGFEFVENTSGVPRRKAMRFRPVT, encoded by the coding sequence ATGAAGGAGATCGACCGGCTGGCGTTTCCGGCCGACGAGCAGTACGAAGACGCGTTTTACGCCGCGATCGTTGCCGAGCGCCGGTTTCGAACGATCGTCGCCGCGGGCCCCGCGGGGGACGTCGCCGGCTACGTCTTACTGGATCTGGACGCCGATCCCGTCCGCCTGCGTTCGATCGCCGTCCATCCGCGGCACCGCGGGAGCGGCTACGGCAGCGCGTTAGTGCGTCGCGCCATCCAAGAAACGGGCCAAGAACTCGAACTGTTGGTGGAAGAAAACAATGCGGCCGCGATGCGTCTGTACGCGCGACTCGGATTCGAATTCGTCGAAAACACGAGCGGTGTACCGCGCCGAAAAGCGATGCGTTTCCGGCCCGTTACATGA
- a CDS encoding GNAT family N-acetyltransferase yields MSADSNFAAHAPVIETPRLVMRAHRLEDFPACAAMWADPIVTRYIGGKPSTQMETWGRLMRYVGHWALLGFGYWAIQDKASGNFAGELGFADFKRDMQPSIDGMPELGWALATPFHGKGYATEAVRAAIAWGDAHFGSARTVCLIDPENLASIRVAQKCGYMESERTTWHGLSTVLFTR; encoded by the coding sequence ATGTCCGCTGACAGCAATTTTGCCGCACACGCTCCGGTTATCGAAACGCCGCGTCTGGTCATGCGCGCTCACCGGCTCGAGGATTTTCCCGCCTGCGCCGCGATGTGGGCCGATCCGATCGTTACGCGCTACATCGGCGGCAAACCCTCCACGCAAATGGAAACCTGGGGGCGGCTGATGCGTTACGTCGGCCATTGGGCGCTGCTGGGCTTCGGCTATTGGGCCATCCAAGACAAGGCTAGCGGCAATTTCGCCGGCGAACTTGGATTCGCCGATTTCAAGCGCGATATGCAGCCGTCGATCGACGGCATGCCGGAGCTGGGCTGGGCACTCGCAACTCCCTTTCACGGCAAAGGCTACGCGACCGAGGCGGTCCGTGCGGCGATTGCCTGGGGCGACGCTCATTTCGGATCGGCTCGCACCGTCTGCCTGATCGATCCGGAAAATCTTGCGTCCATCCGAGTCGCGCAGAAATGCGGCTATATGGAATCCGAGCGTACGACCTGGCACGGTCTGTCCACGGTGCTGTTTACGCGGTAG
- a CDS encoding ABC transporter permease: protein MIVVWLRGLIGTRSGRLVGAIVGVALTIALLAAIGSFVSSSSAQMTAQAIAGVSVDWQVQLNPSADPMSIRSAIAKATPYTALERVWYANVAGFQLTSKGSTQTTGAGKAVGLQNGYLKAFPNEVQWLVGARSGALLFQQTAANLHASVGDTVTIRRVGLPPVRVKVAGVISMPNIDSFFQAVGLPPGAAPQAPPDNVVLLPEAQWHALFDRQRIVRPDSVREQFHVRIGHALPADPLAAYAAVTGEAKNVEARIAGNGIVGDNLAAKLLGTQADALYARVLFLFLGIPGAILAVLLTFAVAGSGNVRRRREQALLRVRGATTRQLLSLSGVEALVVGVGGVLLGLILHAALARGHVASAPAWIVIAACIGFAVALLAILVPAWREARLTTVTAARAVVGRAVAPLWERLFLDLILLAVAVVVFWQTASTGYQVVLAPEGVPQTSVHYEAFLAPLFLWIGAGLLTVRVWRSIVTRGRPGVAAALRGIAGRLSGVVAASLDRQHGAVTRAILLVGLAFAFGVSTAVFNATYNAQSRVDAQLTNGADVTVSGLTSAPPSAKLAQLRAIQGVTAAAPMQHRYAYVGSDLQDLYGIDPHTIGSVTPMSDAYFGNNNARQTLADLAAHPNGILVSEETVTTYQLHLGDSLTLRLQNVRTHAYVPVKFRFIGVSREFPTAPKDSFLIANMAYVSQQTGSNAAEDVLLNVKNGAIASVSRSAGKIVAGLPGAKVTDVLQSRRKVGSSLTAIDLHGLTAIELIFAVLFVAASTGLLLALGFTERLRAFAILSAIGAKDRQLGAFLWSEAALVVVAGAAFGIVLGFLIAQMLVKVLTGVFDPPPSALTVPWLYLAILAIAALASSAVAVLVVLRATKSAVVGALRSL from the coding sequence ATGATCGTCGTATGGTTGCGCGGATTGATCGGTACGCGCTCGGGCCGCCTCGTTGGAGCGATAGTCGGCGTTGCGCTGACGATCGCGCTGTTGGCGGCGATCGGGTCGTTCGTCTCGTCGAGTTCCGCGCAGATGACGGCGCAGGCGATCGCCGGCGTCTCGGTTGACTGGCAAGTCCAGCTCAACCCAAGCGCCGATCCGATGTCGATTCGCTCGGCAATCGCCAAAGCGACGCCGTACACCGCGCTCGAGCGCGTGTGGTATGCAAACGTCGCCGGCTTTCAACTGACCTCGAAGGGCTCCACGCAAACGACGGGCGCCGGCAAAGCGGTGGGTCTGCAGAACGGGTACTTGAAAGCGTTTCCCAACGAAGTGCAGTGGCTGGTCGGTGCTCGTAGCGGCGCGCTGCTCTTCCAGCAAACGGCTGCGAACCTGCACGCGAGTGTGGGCGACACCGTCACGATTCGCCGCGTTGGGTTACCGCCGGTGCGCGTGAAGGTCGCCGGCGTGATCTCGATGCCGAACATCGATTCGTTCTTTCAAGCGGTCGGATTGCCGCCGGGTGCGGCGCCGCAGGCGCCGCCCGATAACGTCGTGTTGCTGCCCGAAGCGCAATGGCACGCACTCTTCGATCGGCAACGGATCGTGCGTCCGGACTCGGTGCGCGAACAGTTCCACGTGCGTATCGGTCACGCGCTTCCGGCGGATCCCTTAGCGGCCTACGCGGCCGTTACGGGCGAAGCCAAAAATGTCGAAGCGCGAATAGCGGGCAACGGCATCGTCGGCGACAACCTGGCGGCCAAATTGCTCGGAACGCAGGCCGACGCGCTTTACGCGCGCGTGCTCTTTTTGTTCCTCGGGATTCCCGGTGCGATCTTGGCCGTACTGCTGACCTTCGCCGTCGCCGGATCCGGCAACGTGCGGCGGCGCCGCGAGCAGGCGCTTTTGCGGGTACGCGGAGCGACGACGCGGCAACTCTTGAGTTTGAGCGGCGTTGAGGCCCTCGTCGTCGGAGTCGGCGGCGTACTCCTGGGACTGATTCTGCATGCCGCGCTCGCTCGCGGACACGTTGCGAGCGCGCCGGCTTGGATCGTTATCGCGGCGTGCATCGGCTTTGCCGTGGCGTTACTCGCGATTCTCGTGCCGGCGTGGCGGGAAGCCCGACTCACGACCGTCACCGCGGCGCGCGCGGTCGTTGGACGCGCCGTCGCGCCGCTTTGGGAGCGCCTCTTTCTCGATCTGATCCTGCTCGCGGTTGCCGTCGTGGTCTTTTGGCAAACGGCGAGTACGGGCTATCAGGTGGTTTTGGCGCCCGAAGGCGTTCCGCAAACCTCGGTGCATTACGAAGCGTTTCTGGCGCCGCTCTTTCTGTGGATCGGCGCGGGCTTGCTCACCGTGCGCGTTTGGCGTTCGATCGTAACGCGCGGCCGGCCGGGCGTGGCGGCGGCCTTGCGCGGGATCGCCGGACGGCTCTCCGGCGTCGTCGCGGCCTCGCTCGATCGCCAGCACGGCGCGGTAACCCGCGCGATTCTGCTGGTGGGGTTGGCGTTCGCTTTCGGCGTCTCGACGGCGGTATTCAATGCGACCTACAACGCTCAATCGCGGGTGGACGCGCAACTCACCAACGGTGCCGACGTAACCGTGAGCGGATTGACGAGCGCGCCGCCATCGGCGAAACTCGCGCAATTGCGTGCGATCCAAGGGGTCACCGCCGCCGCACCAATGCAGCATCGGTACGCCTACGTGGGCAGCGATCTTCAGGACCTCTACGGAATCGATCCGCATACCATCGGGTCGGTTACGCCCATGTCCGACGCGTATTTCGGGAACAATAACGCGCGGCAGACCTTAGCGGATCTAGCCGCTCATCCGAACGGAATTCTCGTTTCCGAGGAGACGGTTACGACGTATCAGTTGCATCTGGGCGATAGCCTGACGCTGCGGCTGCAGAACGTGCGCACGCATGCGTACGTGCCGGTGAAATTTCGCTTTATCGGCGTGAGTCGCGAGTTCCCAACGGCACCCAAGGATTCGTTTCTGATCGCGAACATGGCGTACGTCTCGCAGCAGACCGGTTCGAACGCGGCCGAAGACGTGCTGCTCAACGTGAAGAACGGCGCGATCGCCTCGGTCAGCCGTAGTGCTGGGAAGATCGTCGCGGGTCTGCCGGGGGCGAAGGTGACCGACGTTCTGCAGAGCCGCCGCAAAGTCGGCTCGAGTCTTACCGCGATCGACTTGCACGGATTGACGGCGATCGAACTGATCTTTGCGGTGCTATTCGTGGCGGCATCCACCGGCCTGTTGCTCGCGCTAGGCTTTACCGAGCGATTGCGGGCGTTCGCGATTCTGAGCGCGATCGGCGCGAAGGACCGGCAGCTCGGAGCGTTTCTGTGGAGCGAAGCGGCACTCGTCGTGGTCGCCGGCGCGGCGTTCGGCATCGTGCTGGGCTTTTTGATCGCGCAAATGCTCGTGAAGGTGCTGACCGGTGTTTTCGATCCGCCGCCGTCGGCGCTCACCGTGCCATGGCTCTACCTTGCGATTCTCGCGATCGCCGCTCTGGCGTCGAGCGCCGTGGCCGTTTTGGTCGTGCTTCGCGCGACCAAAAGCGCCGTCGTTGGAGCGCTACGCTCGCTCTAG
- a CDS encoding AarF/UbiB family protein — protein sequence MQQHDGSGTRSERYREIMGVLAKHGLAAAGAGMRLHPDGERAQLQAEQLRLACEELGTTFIKLGQILSTRGDLLPPQYRDELAKLQDSVAPLDAAIIVTEIENELGASTAELFATFDPIPLAAASIGQVHVATLADGRDVVVKVRKPGVRAVVERDLDILNGLAASAEKHFPDFADHDVEGLVEEFGDMLRAELDYTREARNIEIFRGFFGDERGFELPEVIWDRSTAHVLTLTLVRGTKATEDFSLTKKRQEAAAQRIARFVLEPAFVHGIFHADPHPGNVLIRSDGTVGIIDFGMVGRLSEEQRRRLGDIFLAMEHHDAQRVSDHLIDLAPPLAPVDRVAFGAQIGRLLDRYMSSSLEQVQMGAALGEMLDLIREYGLRMPASVAFLFKAIAMSEGLILAIAPGKTISSFLKPITSKVTLAQLNPEQWAERARQATREAAELSLELPRRADRVLADIERGNLRVWTRLEDLEPVLTRFERIVERANATMIAAACIVGITILLAVYHPGGWKGAIGWVLWFAIVIAVLWVTRTAWATFRKRG from the coding sequence ATGCAGCAACACGACGGCTCCGGAACGCGTTCCGAACGCTACCGCGAAATCATGGGCGTCCTAGCCAAGCACGGTCTGGCCGCGGCCGGGGCCGGCATGCGTCTTCATCCCGACGGCGAGCGGGCCCAGCTTCAGGCCGAGCAATTACGGTTGGCTTGCGAAGAGCTCGGCACGACGTTTATCAAGCTCGGGCAAATTCTCTCGACCCGCGGCGACCTGCTGCCGCCACAGTATCGCGACGAGCTTGCAAAGCTTCAGGACTCCGTCGCTCCGCTCGACGCGGCCATCATCGTAACGGAGATCGAAAACGAACTCGGCGCATCGACCGCGGAGCTCTTTGCCACGTTCGATCCCATTCCGCTGGCCGCCGCCTCGATCGGGCAGGTTCACGTCGCAACGCTCGCCGACGGCCGCGACGTCGTGGTCAAAGTGCGCAAACCCGGCGTCCGCGCGGTCGTCGAACGCGATCTCGATATTCTGAACGGACTCGCTGCCTCTGCCGAAAAACACTTTCCGGATTTCGCAGATCACGATGTCGAAGGGCTGGTCGAAGAATTCGGCGACATGCTGCGCGCGGAGCTCGACTACACGCGCGAAGCGCGCAACATCGAGATCTTTCGCGGATTCTTCGGCGACGAGCGCGGCTTCGAGTTGCCTGAGGTCATCTGGGATCGTTCCACGGCCCACGTCCTGACGCTGACGCTGGTGCGAGGCACGAAAGCGACCGAAGATTTCTCCCTCACCAAAAAGCGCCAGGAAGCCGCGGCGCAGCGCATCGCCCGCTTCGTCCTCGAGCCCGCTTTCGTACACGGCATCTTCCACGCGGATCCGCATCCCGGCAACGTTCTGATCCGGTCCGACGGAACGGTCGGCATCATCGACTTCGGCATGGTGGGCCGGCTCTCCGAAGAGCAGCGCCGCCGTCTGGGCGACATCTTTCTGGCCATGGAACACCACGACGCCCAGCGCGTGAGCGATCACCTCATCGATCTCGCGCCGCCGCTTGCGCCGGTCGATCGAGTCGCCTTCGGCGCACAGATCGGCCGCTTGCTCGACCGCTATATGAGCAGTTCGCTCGAGCAGGTTCAAATGGGGGCCGCACTCGGAGAAATGCTCGATCTCATCCGCGAGTACGGGCTGCGCATGCCGGCTTCGGTGGCCTTTCTCTTCAAAGCGATTGCGATGAGTGAAGGATTGATTCTCGCCATCGCGCCGGGCAAAACGATTTCGAGCTTTCTCAAGCCGATAACCAGCAAAGTAACCCTCGCGCAATTGAATCCGGAGCAATGGGCCGAACGAGCCCGGCAGGCTACCAGGGAGGCTGCGGAGCTCAGCTTGGAGCTGCCGCGGCGCGCGGATCGGGTGCTGGCCGATATCGAGCGCGGCAATCTGCGCGTCTGGACGCGCCTCGAAGATCTCGAGCCGGTCCTCACGCGCTTCGAGCGGATCGTCGAACGCGCGAACGCAACGATGATCGCCGCCGCCTGCATCGTCGGCATCACGATTTTGCTCGCCGTCTACCACCCGGGAGGGTGGAAAGGCGCCATCGGTTGGGTACTCTGGTTCGCCATCGTGATTGCCGTTTTGTGGGTCACTCGAACGGCCTGGGCGACGTTTCGCAAACGCGGTTGA